A single region of the Vespula pensylvanica isolate Volc-1 chromosome 8, ASM1446617v1, whole genome shotgun sequence genome encodes:
- the LOC122631279 gene encoding serine/threonine-protein kinase 10 isoform X2, protein MSFLSNLKKAFHFGGNDAKKKKLYNNIKMDCNPEEFWEMVGELGDGAFGKVYKAQHKQTHQLAAAKMCALEGEDDLSDFMIEIDILSECKHPNVVELHEAYFIEGKLWMLIEYCDGGAVDSIMVELEKALTEPQISYVCQHMVKGLAFLHKSKVIHRDLKAGNVLLTMAGGVKLADFGVSAKNKHTLQKHDTFIGTPYWMAPEVVLCETFRDNPYDFKVDIWSLGITLIEFAQMEPPNHEMSPMRVLLKIQKSDPPKLDQPGKWSKEFNDFIAKALIKDPTSRPTADELLRHPFINRNLDSKPIRDLLLEYKADVVEEELVDEEAEEQRTSQLPLELEQLGDDSASMRSDGDVKVTEKENLTPLPVSTKKEDSHKREMNRDGEKEDRNKKLRKTESKENMHALNEKKQAPKPPATAENNERRISRDKGPAPPPPSVRQDNKNDEKENCADLANKSSAMESLGQNKVKDDKQQDRNLLSSQSVGVDMEQQKPNTKDQIKIGPSNKNDELDNVDKTNTTETVDKALFALSKSKSIEGKQKLTDNVNILTKKSSLDENRKSAPIKPSSSDEWVKPMYNKQSSLEEKNRFQSEASMEEQRKHEKYLIEDNLKNLEQKRKSVEDKLNAVLEKRISMDTQKRISTTSIETLKHASDITSVTLSEKNSMKASSTENIKTDYGLNKVENILTSHSEGSSRNDSLENFSDDFEGKHQRTKWLNKEHRLKGDNKEDKNYERQSSAVNVSVITSTPIRSRSTSRRSSADNIVVITGKSQNEQEVRSNRSTVRITADSPDPSNSLASNVSQVTVVTTHPPVLVDATATTPLLRRSSPTSEVVIVANETNKTQVNENSTDEDGFPSLDSLEYTPQEQPIILMDTSKRVGKKLDESEVIIVSPIVDELQDTSHVSVVTVGDDGERVKDSSISNKHNVVRTGSSHSNLSSIEQISSKSDSGDEISKTSMAVAGATTEIMDLNDVERNSKKMNGLIKSERSIGHRIEDRVVTSTKQKDDYVKSSKEKRVSPDSFEGSRSQSDSGSTRSHTPSKSIDRSDAESISTTISQDSRGSNKENHLSHVQSTEGEEEVVLRRKSDYNRDVSRTPRTKEDIQMMNLKKKTRKRTRKFEIDGVVVTTTTSKVIYGDDENGKVYDDQIFRKQELRELKMLQKMEQKQFQDLSQKSQFNKDQQEKRFEQERQLLERGAEGDLETLARQQRQQIERAEAQQEADLRLASKKIRSEQERELKQFREGLKQELRLLKQEVDLMPKEKRKGAFKVRKEKLEAEHEEREKLFLEKLNESHEMSLRRLSDSHREKIALMERQFLQQKQQLMRAREAAIWELEERQIHERQQLLKRQLKDIFFLQRHQMLIRHEKELEQMKRMNQRKEDELIKRQTVERRNLPKRIRNEMKAREMMFRESMRISMSSAIASDPEAEREKLKKFQENEKKRYRAEQQRFELKHSRQLEEVRAQSDATIKELEQLQNEKRKMLMEHETLKLKEQEEAYGKELREWKAQLKPRKQRLEEQFALQLEEQEAIYGPSAIPLCLPADLPDLTHHTAGSTRSSLSSVSEG, encoded by the exons ATGtcgtttttatcgaatttaaagaAAGCATTCCACTTCGGTGGCAAtgatgcaaaaaagaaaaagttatataataatattaaaatggaTTGTAATCCAGAAGAATTCTGGGAAATGGTTGGTGAGCTAGGAGATGGGGCATTTGGAAAAGTTTACAAG gCACAACATAAACAAACTCATCAATTGGCTGCTGCAAAGATGTGTGCATTGGAAGGAGAAGATGATCTTAGCGATTTCATGattgaaattgatattttgtCTGAATGTAAACATCCAAATGTTGTTGAATTACATGAAGCATACTTTATAGAAGGCAAATTATGG ATGTTGATTGAATACTGTGATGGTGGTGCTGTAGATTCTATTATGGTGGAGTTGGAGAAAGCACTGACAGAACCTCAAATATCATATGTGTGTCAACATATGGTAAAGGGTCTGGCATTCTTACACAAATCCAAAGTTATTCATAGGGATTTAAAAGCAGGGAATGTTTTGTTAACAATGGCGGGAGGTGTCAAACttg cCGATTTTGGGGTATCTGCAAAAAATAAGCATACATTACAGAAACATGATACATTCATTGGTACACCTTACTGGATGGCACCAGAAGTTGTATTATGCGAAACATTTAGAGATAATCCTTATGATTTCAAA GTGGACATTTGGTCCCTTGGCATAACTCTTATAGAGTTTGCGCAAATGGAGCCACCAAATCATGAAATGTCTCCAATGCGTGTGTTACTTAAGATACAAAAAAGTGATCCACCAAAGCTTGATCAACCTGGCAAATGGAGCAAGGAGTTCAATGATTTTATTGCAAAAGCGCTTATAAAAGATCCAACATCACGACCTACAGCCGACGAATTATTAAGACATCcatttataaatcgaaatttaGATTCTAAACCAATAAGGGACTTATTGCTTGAATATAAAGCTGATGTTGTTGAAGAGGAACTTGTTGACGAAGAAGCTGAG gaGCAGCGTACATCTCAGCTTCCTTTGGAATTGGAACAACTCGGAGATGACTCTGCATCTATGCGCAGTGATGGCGATGTTAAAG TtactgagaaagaaaatcttactCCGTTACCTGTATCCACGAAAAAAGAGGATAGTCATAAACGGGAGATGAATAGAGATggcgagaaagaagatagaaataagaaattgcGTAAAACTgaatctaaagaaaatatgcacgcattaaacgagaaaaaacag GCACCAAAACCTCCAGCTACAGCTGAAAATAACGAGCGTAGGATATCTAGAGATAAAGGTCCTGCGCCTCCACCTCCGTCTGTTCGCCAAGACaacaaaaatgatgaaaaagagaattgtGCCGATCTGGCAAACAAATCTAGTGCCATGGAATCGTTAGGTCAAAATAAAGTTAAGGATGATAAACAACAAGatcgtaatttattatcatcgcAATCGGTAGGAGTAGACATGGAACAGCAAAAACCAAATACTAAAGATCAGATAAAGATAGGACCCTCAAATAAGAACGATGAGTTAGACAACGTAGATAAAACTAATACAACAGAAACTGTTGATAAAGCGCTATTTGCCTTGAGTAAATCTAAAAGTAtcgaaggaaaacaaaaattaacggataatgtaaatatattaaccaAAAAATCAAGTTTGGATGAAAACCGAAAGTCAGCTCCTATCAAGCCAAGTTCGTCGGATGAATGGGTAAAGCCAATGTATAACAAACAATCTTCACTCGAAGAGAAGAATAg GTTCCAATCAGAAGCTTCGATGGAGGAACAACGCaaacatgaaaaatatttaattgaagaTAATCTGAAAAATTTGGAACAAAAACGAAAGTCTGTAGAAGATAAATTGAATGCGGTCTTAGAAAAACGTATTTCTATGGATACGCAAAAAAGGATAAGTACTACGTCGATTGAAACATTAAAGCATGCGTCTGATATAACGAGCGTTACGTTGtcagaaaaaaatagtatgaAAGCAAGCTCTACGGAGAATATTAAGACAGATTATGGTCTGAATAAagtcgaaaatattttgaccAGTCATAGCGAAGGTTCTTCTAGAAATGATTCTTTAGAAAACTTTTCTGACGATTTTGAAGGTAAACATCAGAGAACCAAATGGTTAAATAAGGAACACAGATTAAAAGGAGATaataaagaggataaaaattaTGAGCGTCAAAGTTCTGCCGTTAATGTATCTGTAATAACTTCGACACCCATCAGAAGCAGAAGTACATCTCGAAGGAGTAGTGCAGATAACATAGTTGTTATTACTG GTAAATCTCAAAACGAACAAGAGGTACGTTCCAATAGATCAACCGTTCGCATTACAGCTGATTCTCCAGATCCATCTAATAGTCTTGCAAGTAACGTGAGTCAAGTTACCGTTGTCACTACACATCCTCCAGTGTTAGTAGACGCAACAGCTACAACTCCTTTACTACGACGTTCTTCTCCTACCTCGGAGGTAGTTATCGTTGcaaacgaaacaaataaaactcAAGTTAACGAAAATTCGACCGACGAGGACGGTTTCCCTAGTCTGGATAGTTTGGAATATACTCCACAGGAACAACCTATTATTCTTATGGATACTTCCAAACGTGTTGGTAAAAAGTTAGACGAGTCTGAAGTTATTATCGTCAGTCCTATTGTTGACGAATTACAAGATACTAGTCATGTCTCTGTTGTTACCGTTGGCGACGATGGAGAACGAGTAAAAGATTCATCGATAAGTAATAAACATAACGTCGTTAGAACTGGTTCTTCGCACAGCAATTTAAGTTCGATCGAACAGATAAGTTCGAAGAGCGATAGTGGCGATGAAATTAGCAAGACGTCAATGGCAGTTGCAGGAGCTACTACCGAAATTATGGATCTCAATGACGttgaaagaaattcaaagaaGATGAATGGTTTAATCAAAAGTGAAAGGTCCATTGGTCATCGTATTGAAGACAGAGTCGTAACATcgacgaaacaaaaagatgaTTATGTAAAAagttcgaaagagaaacgtgtCTCACCGGATAGTTTTGAAGGGTCAAGGTCACAGAGTGATTCAGGATCAACCAGATCGCATACACCTAGTAAGAGTATTGATCGTTCCGACGCCGAATCGATTTCTACGACGATAAGTCAAGATAGTCGAGgttcgaataaagaaaatcatttatctCACGTTCAGTCTACGGAAGGTGAGGAGGAAGTTGTCCTACGTCGAAAATCTGATTATAATCGGGATGTATCGCGAACACCTAGAACGAAGGAAGACATACAAATGATgaatttgaagaagaaaacgaggaaACGTACTAGGAAATTCGAAATCGATGGTGTTGTTgttacaacaacaacatcgaAGGTTATATATGGTGATGATGAAAATGGTAAGGTCTATGACGATCAAATATTCCGGAAACAAGAATTACGTGAATTAAAGATGTTACAAAAGATGGAACAAAAACAGTTTCAAGATCTATCACAAAAATCGCAATTTAACAAAGATCAACAAGAGAAACGATTTGAACAGGAAAGACAATTGTTGGAACGTGGTGCTGAAGGAGATTTAGAAACGCTCGCTAGACAACAAAGACAACAAATCGAACGTGCAGAAGCTCAACAAGAAGCCGATCTTAGATTGGCATCGAAAAAGATTCGTAgcgaacaagagagagaattgaaaCAATTCCGTGAAGGTTTGAAACAGGAATTGCGATTACTCAAACAGGAGGTTGATTTAATgcctaaagaaaaaagaaagggagctTTTAAGGTAAGGAAGGAAAAGCTTGAGGCTGAAcacgaggaaagagaaaagctttTCTTGGAAAAACTTAATGAAAGTCACGAAATGTCATTACGAAGATTATCGGATAGTCATCGTGAAAAAATTGCTTTAATGGAGAGACAGTTTCTACAACAGAAGCAGCAATTGATGAGAGCTCGAGAAGCAGCTATTTGGGAACTAGAAGAACGACAGATACACGAAAGACAACAATTGTTGAAGAGACAACTCAaggatattttcttcttgcaGCGACATCAGATGCTGATTAGACATGAAAAGGAATTGgaacaaatgaaaagaatgaatcagagaaaggaagatgaatTGATAAAACGTCAAACGGTAGAACGTAGAAACTTGCCTAAAAGGattcgaaacgaaatgaaagcgCGTGAAATGATGTTTAGGGAGTCCATGAGAATTTCAATGTCTTCCGCGATTGCGTCGGATCCTGAagctgaaagagaaaaattgaagaagttccaagagaatgagaaaaagaggtaTAGAGCTGAACAACAACGATTTGAGTTGAAGCATTCGCGGCAACTTGAAGAAGTTAGAGCTCAGAGTGATGCTACCATTAAGGAATTGGAGCAActacaaaatgaaaagagaaaaatgctGATGGAGCATGAGACATTGAAgttaaaagaacaagaagaagcgTATGGCAAAGAGCTTCGGGAATGGAAGGCACAATTGAAACCAAGAAAACAG AGACTAGAAGAACAATTTGCTCTTCAATTAGAAGAGCAGGAAGCAATTTATGGACCTAGCGCGATTCCATTATGCTTACCAGCAGACCTTCCTGATCTTACGCATCATACTGCTGGTTCTACACGCAGTTCATTATCTTCTGTAAGCGAAGGTTGA
- the LOC122631279 gene encoding serine/threonine-protein kinase 10-A isoform X1 yields the protein MSFLSNLKKAFHFGGNDAKKKKLYNNIKMDCNPEEFWEMVGELGDGAFGKVYKAQHKQTHQLAAAKMCALEGEDDLSDFMIEIDILSECKHPNVVELHEAYFIEGKLWMLIEYCDGGAVDSIMVELEKALTEPQISYVCQHMVKGLAFLHKSKVIHRDLKAGNVLLTMAGGVKLADFGVSAKNKHTLQKHDTFIGTPYWMAPEVVLCETFRDNPYDFKVDIWSLGITLIEFAQMEPPNHEMSPMRVLLKIQKSDPPKLDQPGKWSKEFNDFIAKALIKDPTSRPTADELLRHPFINRNLDSKPIRDLLLEYKADVVEEELVDEEAEKTKKAKKHREQYQRIGCACGSPGPRQPHHPCTCQEQRTSQLPLELEQLGDDSASMRSDGDVKVTEKENLTPLPVSTKKEDSHKREMNRDGEKEDRNKKLRKTESKENMHALNEKKQAPKPPATAENNERRISRDKGPAPPPPSVRQDNKNDEKENCADLANKSSAMESLGQNKVKDDKQQDRNLLSSQSVGVDMEQQKPNTKDQIKIGPSNKNDELDNVDKTNTTETVDKALFALSKSKSIEGKQKLTDNVNILTKKSSLDENRKSAPIKPSSSDEWVKPMYNKQSSLEEKNRFQSEASMEEQRKHEKYLIEDNLKNLEQKRKSVEDKLNAVLEKRISMDTQKRISTTSIETLKHASDITSVTLSEKNSMKASSTENIKTDYGLNKVENILTSHSEGSSRNDSLENFSDDFEGKHQRTKWLNKEHRLKGDNKEDKNYERQSSAVNVSVITSTPIRSRSTSRRSSADNIVVITGKSQNEQEVRSNRSTVRITADSPDPSNSLASNVSQVTVVTTHPPVLVDATATTPLLRRSSPTSEVVIVANETNKTQVNENSTDEDGFPSLDSLEYTPQEQPIILMDTSKRVGKKLDESEVIIVSPIVDELQDTSHVSVVTVGDDGERVKDSSISNKHNVVRTGSSHSNLSSIEQISSKSDSGDEISKTSMAVAGATTEIMDLNDVERNSKKMNGLIKSERSIGHRIEDRVVTSTKQKDDYVKSSKEKRVSPDSFEGSRSQSDSGSTRSHTPSKSIDRSDAESISTTISQDSRGSNKENHLSHVQSTEGEEEVVLRRKSDYNRDVSRTPRTKEDIQMMNLKKKTRKRTRKFEIDGVVVTTTTSKVIYGDDENGKVYDDQIFRKQELRELKMLQKMEQKQFQDLSQKSQFNKDQQEKRFEQERQLLERGAEGDLETLARQQRQQIERAEAQQEADLRLASKKIRSEQERELKQFREGLKQELRLLKQEVDLMPKEKRKGAFKVRKEKLEAEHEEREKLFLEKLNESHEMSLRRLSDSHREKIALMERQFLQQKQQLMRAREAAIWELEERQIHERQQLLKRQLKDIFFLQRHQMLIRHEKELEQMKRMNQRKEDELIKRQTVERRNLPKRIRNEMKAREMMFRESMRISMSSAIASDPEAEREKLKKFQENEKKRYRAEQQRFELKHSRQLEEVRAQSDATIKELEQLQNEKRKMLMEHETLKLKEQEEAYGKELREWKAQLKPRKQRLEEQFALQLEEQEAIYGPSAIPLCLPADLPDLTHHTAGSTRSSLSSVSEG from the exons ATGtcgtttttatcgaatttaaagaAAGCATTCCACTTCGGTGGCAAtgatgcaaaaaagaaaaagttatataataatattaaaatggaTTGTAATCCAGAAGAATTCTGGGAAATGGTTGGTGAGCTAGGAGATGGGGCATTTGGAAAAGTTTACAAG gCACAACATAAACAAACTCATCAATTGGCTGCTGCAAAGATGTGTGCATTGGAAGGAGAAGATGATCTTAGCGATTTCATGattgaaattgatattttgtCTGAATGTAAACATCCAAATGTTGTTGAATTACATGAAGCATACTTTATAGAAGGCAAATTATGG ATGTTGATTGAATACTGTGATGGTGGTGCTGTAGATTCTATTATGGTGGAGTTGGAGAAAGCACTGACAGAACCTCAAATATCATATGTGTGTCAACATATGGTAAAGGGTCTGGCATTCTTACACAAATCCAAAGTTATTCATAGGGATTTAAAAGCAGGGAATGTTTTGTTAACAATGGCGGGAGGTGTCAAACttg cCGATTTTGGGGTATCTGCAAAAAATAAGCATACATTACAGAAACATGATACATTCATTGGTACACCTTACTGGATGGCACCAGAAGTTGTATTATGCGAAACATTTAGAGATAATCCTTATGATTTCAAA GTGGACATTTGGTCCCTTGGCATAACTCTTATAGAGTTTGCGCAAATGGAGCCACCAAATCATGAAATGTCTCCAATGCGTGTGTTACTTAAGATACAAAAAAGTGATCCACCAAAGCTTGATCAACCTGGCAAATGGAGCAAGGAGTTCAATGATTTTATTGCAAAAGCGCTTATAAAAGATCCAACATCACGACCTACAGCCGACGAATTATTAAGACATCcatttataaatcgaaatttaGATTCTAAACCAATAAGGGACTTATTGCTTGAATATAAAGCTGATGTTGTTGAAGAGGAACTTGTTGACGAAGAAGCTGAG AAGAccaaaaaagcaaaaaaacaCAGAGAACAGTATCAGCGTATTG gcTGTGCATGCGGCTCTCCTGGGCCTCGCCAGCCCCATCATCCCTGTACTTGTCAG gaGCAGCGTACATCTCAGCTTCCTTTGGAATTGGAACAACTCGGAGATGACTCTGCATCTATGCGCAGTGATGGCGATGTTAAAG TtactgagaaagaaaatcttactCCGTTACCTGTATCCACGAAAAAAGAGGATAGTCATAAACGGGAGATGAATAGAGATggcgagaaagaagatagaaataagaaattgcGTAAAACTgaatctaaagaaaatatgcacgcattaaacgagaaaaaacag GCACCAAAACCTCCAGCTACAGCTGAAAATAACGAGCGTAGGATATCTAGAGATAAAGGTCCTGCGCCTCCACCTCCGTCTGTTCGCCAAGACaacaaaaatgatgaaaaagagaattgtGCCGATCTGGCAAACAAATCTAGTGCCATGGAATCGTTAGGTCAAAATAAAGTTAAGGATGATAAACAACAAGatcgtaatttattatcatcgcAATCGGTAGGAGTAGACATGGAACAGCAAAAACCAAATACTAAAGATCAGATAAAGATAGGACCCTCAAATAAGAACGATGAGTTAGACAACGTAGATAAAACTAATACAACAGAAACTGTTGATAAAGCGCTATTTGCCTTGAGTAAATCTAAAAGTAtcgaaggaaaacaaaaattaacggataatgtaaatatattaaccaAAAAATCAAGTTTGGATGAAAACCGAAAGTCAGCTCCTATCAAGCCAAGTTCGTCGGATGAATGGGTAAAGCCAATGTATAACAAACAATCTTCACTCGAAGAGAAGAATAg GTTCCAATCAGAAGCTTCGATGGAGGAACAACGCaaacatgaaaaatatttaattgaagaTAATCTGAAAAATTTGGAACAAAAACGAAAGTCTGTAGAAGATAAATTGAATGCGGTCTTAGAAAAACGTATTTCTATGGATACGCAAAAAAGGATAAGTACTACGTCGATTGAAACATTAAAGCATGCGTCTGATATAACGAGCGTTACGTTGtcagaaaaaaatagtatgaAAGCAAGCTCTACGGAGAATATTAAGACAGATTATGGTCTGAATAAagtcgaaaatattttgaccAGTCATAGCGAAGGTTCTTCTAGAAATGATTCTTTAGAAAACTTTTCTGACGATTTTGAAGGTAAACATCAGAGAACCAAATGGTTAAATAAGGAACACAGATTAAAAGGAGATaataaagaggataaaaattaTGAGCGTCAAAGTTCTGCCGTTAATGTATCTGTAATAACTTCGACACCCATCAGAAGCAGAAGTACATCTCGAAGGAGTAGTGCAGATAACATAGTTGTTATTACTG GTAAATCTCAAAACGAACAAGAGGTACGTTCCAATAGATCAACCGTTCGCATTACAGCTGATTCTCCAGATCCATCTAATAGTCTTGCAAGTAACGTGAGTCAAGTTACCGTTGTCACTACACATCCTCCAGTGTTAGTAGACGCAACAGCTACAACTCCTTTACTACGACGTTCTTCTCCTACCTCGGAGGTAGTTATCGTTGcaaacgaaacaaataaaactcAAGTTAACGAAAATTCGACCGACGAGGACGGTTTCCCTAGTCTGGATAGTTTGGAATATACTCCACAGGAACAACCTATTATTCTTATGGATACTTCCAAACGTGTTGGTAAAAAGTTAGACGAGTCTGAAGTTATTATCGTCAGTCCTATTGTTGACGAATTACAAGATACTAGTCATGTCTCTGTTGTTACCGTTGGCGACGATGGAGAACGAGTAAAAGATTCATCGATAAGTAATAAACATAACGTCGTTAGAACTGGTTCTTCGCACAGCAATTTAAGTTCGATCGAACAGATAAGTTCGAAGAGCGATAGTGGCGATGAAATTAGCAAGACGTCAATGGCAGTTGCAGGAGCTACTACCGAAATTATGGATCTCAATGACGttgaaagaaattcaaagaaGATGAATGGTTTAATCAAAAGTGAAAGGTCCATTGGTCATCGTATTGAAGACAGAGTCGTAACATcgacgaaacaaaaagatgaTTATGTAAAAagttcgaaagagaaacgtgtCTCACCGGATAGTTTTGAAGGGTCAAGGTCACAGAGTGATTCAGGATCAACCAGATCGCATACACCTAGTAAGAGTATTGATCGTTCCGACGCCGAATCGATTTCTACGACGATAAGTCAAGATAGTCGAGgttcgaataaagaaaatcatttatctCACGTTCAGTCTACGGAAGGTGAGGAGGAAGTTGTCCTACGTCGAAAATCTGATTATAATCGGGATGTATCGCGAACACCTAGAACGAAGGAAGACATACAAATGATgaatttgaagaagaaaacgaggaaACGTACTAGGAAATTCGAAATCGATGGTGTTGTTgttacaacaacaacatcgaAGGTTATATATGGTGATGATGAAAATGGTAAGGTCTATGACGATCAAATATTCCGGAAACAAGAATTACGTGAATTAAAGATGTTACAAAAGATGGAACAAAAACAGTTTCAAGATCTATCACAAAAATCGCAATTTAACAAAGATCAACAAGAGAAACGATTTGAACAGGAAAGACAATTGTTGGAACGTGGTGCTGAAGGAGATTTAGAAACGCTCGCTAGACAACAAAGACAACAAATCGAACGTGCAGAAGCTCAACAAGAAGCCGATCTTAGATTGGCATCGAAAAAGATTCGTAgcgaacaagagagagaattgaaaCAATTCCGTGAAGGTTTGAAACAGGAATTGCGATTACTCAAACAGGAGGTTGATTTAATgcctaaagaaaaaagaaagggagctTTTAAGGTAAGGAAGGAAAAGCTTGAGGCTGAAcacgaggaaagagaaaagctttTCTTGGAAAAACTTAATGAAAGTCACGAAATGTCATTACGAAGATTATCGGATAGTCATCGTGAAAAAATTGCTTTAATGGAGAGACAGTTTCTACAACAGAAGCAGCAATTGATGAGAGCTCGAGAAGCAGCTATTTGGGAACTAGAAGAACGACAGATACACGAAAGACAACAATTGTTGAAGAGACAACTCAaggatattttcttcttgcaGCGACATCAGATGCTGATTAGACATGAAAAGGAATTGgaacaaatgaaaagaatgaatcagagaaaggaagatgaatTGATAAAACGTCAAACGGTAGAACGTAGAAACTTGCCTAAAAGGattcgaaacgaaatgaaagcgCGTGAAATGATGTTTAGGGAGTCCATGAGAATTTCAATGTCTTCCGCGATTGCGTCGGATCCTGAagctgaaagagaaaaattgaagaagttccaagagaatgagaaaaagaggtaTAGAGCTGAACAACAACGATTTGAGTTGAAGCATTCGCGGCAACTTGAAGAAGTTAGAGCTCAGAGTGATGCTACCATTAAGGAATTGGAGCAActacaaaatgaaaagagaaaaatgctGATGGAGCATGAGACATTGAAgttaaaagaacaagaagaagcgTATGGCAAAGAGCTTCGGGAATGGAAGGCACAATTGAAACCAAGAAAACAG AGACTAGAAGAACAATTTGCTCTTCAATTAGAAGAGCAGGAAGCAATTTATGGACCTAGCGCGATTCCATTATGCTTACCAGCAGACCTTCCTGATCTTACGCATCATACTGCTGGTTCTACACGCAGTTCATTATCTTCTGTAAGCGAAGGTTGA